The genomic DNA AACGATTGTTTCATTCAAAGAGATGAAGGCAGTCCAATGAGCGCAATCAATCAAATCAATGAGCTGATAAGTAAATATGATTTTCCTGTAGAAGTACTGACCGACATTAGCCATCGTTTGGAAAGCTGTAGAGAAGAAGCATATGTAAAACAGCAACTAAGATATTTAGAAAATTGGATCAAGCTTGGAAAAGTTAATTTGAAGGAGGAAGAAGACAAATGAATTTGACTTTTAAAAGTGTAATCGAAAGAAATTTCGAGTTAGTTTATAAAATACCTCAAGAAGTAGGAGAACATTATGAATCACTTACATCGTTTAGTAGAGGGCGAGATTTTAACAAAGCTATCAGAGATTACATGGTTGATTTCGTCGAACAGTTTAGTGAATTTTTAACACCAGAAAATGAAGAACAGATGAATGAACGACTTGTTAAATACAATAAGCTAGTTGTCGAATTAAAAACAAATATTCTCAAAGCGACAACCATTCCATCAGTGATGATTTGTGGACCAGCAAATTATCCTACCAGGAGAAAACAAAAAGAAGAAGAACGGATTTATCGTTTAGAAAGTGAACTGTATTCGCCAGATGGCAAACATGCTCGCTTTGTTGAAAATACAAGAAAGATGTTTGATCCTGTGTTGATTGAACAAAAAATTGAATTGGATAAAAAGCGAAAAGAAAGGGCAGAAGAAAAAGGTTGGCAAGATTTTTACACTGAGTTAGAGCATGACGAATTAGCAGGATACGGATTTGATGTAGAAAATGACCGACTCTATATCGAAACACATGGCAAGCCATCAGATGAGATACGAGCTTTGTTGAAGAAAGCGGCATTAAGATGGTCACCTAAAAATCAACGGTGGCAAAGAATTCTAACGGTTAATGCGATAAATTCTGTCAATCGTAATGTTATGAATCAATTAGGACTACCTGAAATGGAGGACGGCAAATGAAAGCAAGAGAATTAATACCAATCCTACAACTTAATCCTGAATCGGAAGTCTTAGTATCAACCGTAAAATATCATGAACGTAGTTTCCAAGATGCAGGATACAAAAGAGCATCCAATCAAGAGATTGGATGTGTAAGCCTTAATAAGAAAACTGGAACAATTTACTTGGAAGGAAACGTAATTAAGGAGGACGTCAAATGAAGAAAGAATATGTTAAACCATGTCCTAACTGTAAGTTATTTAGCATGTATCTAGCGGATGCTCATTTTTTCTGGTATGGAAATAAGTTCAAAAAGTATGTGTGCGATGAATGCGGACATGAAGAAATAGTTTAGGAGAATAGCCAATGTTAAAACGAGCAGTATTTCCTCTTTATGAAAAAAAGTCTTATCTAGTGACTTATGAAGTAGATGGAGTACGTTATGGAATGTACGTCACAGCTATTGACGAAGCTAGTGCAAAATGGCAAGTCAATCAGCGACTTCCTGAAAGTGTGATAGTAGGATGTGAGATTGGGCATCCGTCAGATAGAGAGTGGGAGGAACAGCGATGAATAAACAGGAATTGATTGAAGAATTAGCTAGACACGCAAGTTGTCTTGAAGATTTCAGAGGCATCACTGGTCATTGTGACGGGAAATATGAGGCTTATGAAATAGCAATAGAATTAGCTAAACAACTAGACGAACCGCAGAAGCCAGTGGTGCCTGGGTTTGTGGCGGAGTGGATAGAATACGCTAAAAAGAAAGGCGATAGTCTAAGAGACTCTTTTAAGCCATGGAATCTCTATGGGGTTGAATACAGTAAAGCGGATAGATGGATAGATGATAATCAAGAAACATTCGCTCAAGCATGGCTATTTGGCTACGAGGTCGAGCAAGAGCCATTGTACATGGTCCCATTGCTAACAGACAAAGAAGGTAACAAAAAGATACTAGTCGAGCGTAGAGGACAGTATGACATCATTTGGGATTATGAGAATGAAGGCGACTGGCATGAGTTGCTGACCGAGGAACAGATCAAGTCAGTGAATCCTGATTACTGGAAGTTTGCGGTGCTATATGAGCCTAGTGAGGAAGTGGCAGCAGGGTGAGTCAGGCATATTATATCTATTCATATGATGAGCCTCAAGGATACTATCTTGGCACGTACATTCATCAAGGAGAGTATTATCTAGCAACTACTTCTTGTAAAGAAGAGGCTAAGAAATACAGTAGCTTTAAAAGAGCAGAGAATGCTATGGAAAAACTAAAACTTAAAATTGATCCGGATCACAATTTTAAAGTCATTTAGGAGGAATTGTGATGGTAAAAATACCGATTAAATATGTCGATCAACCTTGTGAATATTGTAAAAGGTTTAGGGTTGAAAAATATGATAACGGCGAACTCATATGCGAAAAATGCGGTTGGAACAAAACAAAGAAAGAGTTTGAGAACTTGCACGAGTTATCAGAGCTGATTTTTCTAAGTGAATTTGAACAGGAGGAAGAGTGATGTTAAAAATTCATGTGACTAATCCATACTATGAAAAAACATATAAAACGGATGATATTAACTTGGATCGTTGGAAAAATTTTATAGAAAATCACGATAACGAGGAAATAATCGCATTTACAGATAAATTGAGCGGAGATTATGTAGTAATCAATCCTAGTAATTTTGCAAGTATGCAGGCTACAGAAGAATAACTGGATTAACACAATCAAACTAAAGGAGGAAGTGGAATGAAAGTAAAAGACAGATTCAAGCTAGCAAGTAAAACTGATGATGTATTTATAGCGGAAATCGTTACCGTCAATTTTAGAGAGCCAAGGCACAAATATCTTCTTTATATTTATGAGAATGGCGAATACTTAACTAAGGTGTTTTGCAGTGAAGAATTCTTTGCGCAAGATGGGGTGGATAAGGTGGAAGCGGAATGAAATTTTATGTAATTGTGTTTGGTGGATATTTTTATAAGAAAAAATCGACATCTATAAATACTGCTTCATTAATCGTGGCTGACTCATTACAAGAAGCTCGGTGGTTTCATAATTATGAAGATGCGAAGGAAACTACGAAAAAAATTGGTGGTGAAATTAAAGAATACAGTGTATCAGGATTGGGAGACACTAAGGGGATGGAAGTCATGACACACGAACTAAAAATACTGCCAGAATATTTCGAAGCAGTAATAAGCGGACGTAAACGATTCGAGATTCGCAAGAATGATCGTGATTATAAGGTTGCTGATCAGTTGTATTTAAGAGAGTGGGACGGAGAGAAATTCACAGGTGACTCACACAGAGTAGATGTAACTTATATCACTGATTATGAGCAGAAAGATGGATATGTTGTGATGGGGATTAAAGGACTGGAGGAAGCGGAATGATTACCGTAGGCGCGTTTTTAAGTTATGCGTACACAGGTATGCAAATCCAACGTTTTGATGAGGAAACTCAAGAGTATGAGGGATTATATAGTATTGATGAATTTGTTGATCGCTATGGTGATGAAAGAGTAAAGTGGTTCTCTGTTACGAATGGTTGTGGGTATTTAGTAATTTCATTGGAGGAAGCGGAATGAAACTAAAAGACGAATTTTACACTGATGCTTATGGGATTGGTGGCTTGATGATCGATCTACCAACTAAAAATCCTATTAAGCAAGTGGAATCCGAAATTAAAGTTGGCGATATGGTTCGTTGCACAGCGGAAGAGTTCAATTATCCAATCAGAGGGTATGTAGAACGCATGTACAATCATTCAGCAGTTATTCGTATTGAGAATACGATGGATTGTGACAAAGAACTAGCGAAGAGCAAAGCGAATGTTGCGGTTGCTCGATTAGTCGATATGGAAGTTATAGATAATTGAATAAAATGCAAATAAAAAACCAGCTGTTAAGCTGGAATCATATTATTTCATTAATTCATTACAACGATCATTTGCCTGGTCAAGTGTCGCGAATTTTTCAACATCTATGTCATAAATAAAAAGTTTCAATTGGATGTTTCGAATCTCATTTAAGTTTAACACGGCATACAAAATTACATTTGAAAATCCATCCATTTTCGTAGAGAAATCCAATTTGGAATGTGAAGAGTATAGTCGATAATTTGAGCTGTATACTTCTACAGGATAAAAATTAGTATTCATAAGGATCCTACTTTCTTAGTACTAGTTAATCATAACACATATAAAAAAATAAGAATCCATTTATAAGATTCCTATAGAAAACGTAATATTTGATAAAAAAAGACAGCCGAACACTGGCTGTCCTTAGCAGAATATTGAAATAGAGAGCCATCTGTTTTCCGACAGACAGCTCAACATAGATATAAGTACCGAGTGTAATCTCGCTACTTAAAAAGTTTAGCACACATAAAATAGCTAAAGCAACAATAAAGCCATCTCATATGAGATAGCACCGCAAAACTATTTTACCATAAGGGGTGGCGTTTGTGAGGTTTCAGTGGTTAAAAGATTATCAAGAACTTGATGAGCAGATTCTTTACTTAAAATGGAATCTTAATAAAAGTAAGCTTGAATTGAGTCGGTGGGTTTATGGAGATTTAGCAGACGTCCGCATTGAAAAAAATTCCAGATCATCCATGTTAGAAGAAAATATTCAAAAAATCGAAAATGAAATTGAAATACTCGAAGAACAACGCAAAGAAATGCTTGCTATTATTAACTCCTTCAAGGGAATTGATAATGAGATCATTCGAAAAAAGTATGTCGAGGGTTGTTCATTAGAGATAATAGCTGAAGAAATTGGCTACAGCGCATCTTATATAAGACAAAGACATGCTGATATTCGTAAAACTTTGGATTTCTTGGATGAATATGAAATGAACAAGTTAAATAGACAAAACAAGCTTAGTGAGATTGATTATTACAATAAGGGTAGGCACGAAGCTGCACAAATTAGTTTGTTCTAAAATTCCAATGTTCACTAAATGTTCGAACATTGTAGCTATGTCAGTCTTGTATACAGCGTGATATTCTATTAGTGTCGAAAGATTAAGAAAGAGCCTTCGACAAAACAATTTGAAGGGAGGAAATCTCCCTCATCGTTGTAATTAAGCTTTGATAGACAGCAACAAATAAAACTAAAGGAAGTGGGGTTCAGCTCCTACAAACAATAGTTCATATGTTGCTGTCTATGATTTAAAAAAAATAAAAATATTAAGAGCCAAGATATCCCAACCATTAATTAATTGGTATCTATGGCTCTTTTTCATTTTTTAGAATGTGGGCAAGTTTGAAAGATTATCTTTTTCAGTTTTATTGCCTTGTGTCCTAAAGTAATGTGTTGCAGTTCCTGCCCATGTGCTACGAGCAAGTTCAAAACTAGATGGTAGCTTTGCGGGTTCAACGTAGGCTTTTGTATTGCTTGACGTTGTATAGAAAAGGTCAATATTTTCCATAACCTGATCAGCATGCAAAATCTCGTCATCGGCTAGTTTAATTTGAGTAATTCGTGTACTATCGCCTATTGTATCGTAATGGACTGCTACTATTTCTTTCGCCATATTTATTTATTCCTTTCTAATTTATTTCAGCGGACCACTCGCTGATAAATAAAATTATACGACATGTAAATTTTTTCACAACGAAATAAAAATTCAATATTAGTTATTAATAAATACACTTTTTGAATATGTACATTAGTGAATTTGGGTTTACGGTAATCCCAAGCTACCAGTTAGCAAAACCGTAAATTCTTTATTTGAAGGACTACTCATTTCGAGTGGTTATTTTTTTAGGAGGAAAATCATGAAATTATTATCTATTATCACGTTACCAGCTGTCTTAGTCGGATTTGCACATGCTTCAGTTCATGCAACGCCACATGTAAGTCCGCATACATCATCGCATACGAGTTCTCATGTTAGTTCACACTCATCAGCTCATACATCTAGCAAGAGCGGTAGTACATCAAAGGGAAGTAGCACAAAGTCAAATAGTTCAAAAACAAGTAAGCCCAGCAGTAAAAGCTCAGGTGCAAAAAGTGGTTCAAGCAGTTCGCATCATTCTTTCTTCCCATGGTGGGGAACAAGTAATCGCAAAGAAAAGAATGATGTAGATCAAATTAAGAAAGAAATCAAAGCGTTAAACAAATCGGATCAGAAAAAAATTAAAAAGTATGTTGATGAATTGGTCAAGTAAAGGTCGCTCAATGAGTGGTCTTTTTATTTTGAAAGGAGAGAATCAAAATGAATAACGAAAAATTTATTGCTAAATGTAAACAACTAGTAGCTGATTATGTCAATGAAAACTTTGATAAAACAGATCAAATGCAGATTACAACAAATGATGTTTTTGTGGTCTGGACTTGTAAGACATTACAAAATAATAAAGCTTTATTAAGTACTACTGTTTCAGACGGTATGTATTATGAGTTAACGTATAACGGAGACAAATCAGAAATCTATTTTGATGCGTATAAAAAATGGGAAAACAAAGCGATCAAAGTCTAGCAGATGCTAGGCTTTTTCTTTACATAAAGGAGGCTACATAATGAGAAACTACTGGTACGTATCACTGTCTAATAGGTATCCACAGCCAAATGATAATGATCCAATTAGAGTAGTTAGATCAGTACAAATCAAAAAGAAGTACTCAATTATTGAAATGGCACGAGAAGCGACGCCAAAAGAAACCGACAAATACAACCTTCGTTATTGTGGACGTGGGTATTTTAGTGAACAGAATATTCAAGAAAACATAAACAAGAATTTGAGGGATACAAATGCAAATTGAATTAATGAAATTAGAGGACTTAAAACCAGCAGATTATAATCCAAGAGTTAAGTTAGAACCAGGTATGGACGAATACGAGAAGTTAAAACAGTCCATTTTAGAATTTGGCTTTGTTGATCCGCCTATTTTTAACAAACGAACAGGAAACCTCGTTGGCGGGCATCAACGTGTTGCTGTGGCTAAAGATTTGGGCCTATGCGAAGAGATAGAGGTGTCCGTAGTATATTTATCCCTAGAGAAAGAAAAAGCACTCAATGTGGCTCTTAATAAGATTTCTGGACAGTGGGATGAAGAAAAGCTCGCAAGTTTATTGCAAACTCTCAATAATGATGAAATCTTACTAACTGGATTTGATGAAAATGAGGTATCAGAATTGTTAAATGAAATCGAAATACCGAATTTTGAACCAGGTACTATTGATGAACAGGGAGATTTGACAACTCTAGAACCCAAAATGATTGTTTGCCCATGTTGTGGAAAGGAGTTCGATTTACGAGATGTTGAAAGTTGATTGGGCTACTCATGAAGCTACTAGATATGCTTGTACCCATTTTCATTACAGCAAAAGCGTTCCGGTTGGGAAACTGATCAAAATTGGAGCATGGGAAGATGGAAAATTTATAGGTGTAGTAATTTTCAGTCGAGGAGCAAATAAAAGTATAGGGAGCCCATATGGACTAAAGCAAACAGAATGCTGTGAGCTAACAAGAGTAGCTTTAACAAAACATAAAGCATTCGTTTCTGAAATATTAGCTAAAGCAATTAAATTCTTAAAAGAATTCAATCCAGAAATGCAGTTGATTGTCAGTTATGCTGATACAGATCAAAATCACCATGGTGGAATATATCAAGCAACTAACTGGATTTATGAAGGTAAAACCAGTGGTGAACGGTATTTCATAATCCATGGTAAAAAGACACATCCTAAGTCAATTCATGCTAAGTATGGGACTGGCTCACAGAGACTGGATTTCTTGAGAAAACATGTTGATCCTAAAGCAGAAGTGTATGAATCAAATGGTAAACATAAATACTTGATGCCATTAAATAAAAAAATCAGAAAACAAATTATTAAACTAAATAAACCATATCCAAAATAAAAAAGAAGCCGAGTGCGCTAACACTCGACTACTTCAACGAGGACACTAAGTCCCCGAAGACACAGAGAATTCCCACGCGTGGATTTTCGACACCCTCTGTGTCTTTTAGCATCATAACAGATGTAGGGGTGCTTAGACAATGGAAAACGAAAACTTTGATTTAGATTATGAGATTGAAAAGGCGATGGAGAAAGCAGAGTCTATTGATGAATATAAGAAAATCATTCGAGTGGCTTTGGGGAAATGGCTTAAAAATCTCCAGTCAGGACAAATCAAGTTGGATAAAGTTTCCGATTTAAAGATATTGATTGAAGCTGATTTAATGTTAAAGGATATCTATCATGATTGACAAATTTCATGAAATTCCTGATATACTTTAAGTAAAATATATTGGGAGTGTTTTTATGGAATGGTGGAAGTTATGGGTACCTTTTATTGGAACTATTTTAGGCATTGGTGCTAATGTTTTTATTGATTTTAGACAAAGTAAAAAACAACAAGTATTTGAAGAGGAAATAACTCGAACAAAAATAGATGCAGATTTAAAGGCTAAAGCAAGGATAAAGTGGATAGGTGAAGTCAGACAAAAATCATCAGAACTGATTTCTTTATTTTTATCATTACAAAAAAAGAAAATCGATTTTTATGAACAATGGCTAAAGATTGAAGAAGCATCTGAATTACTTAAGCTTTACTTTAATTCAATAAAATCACCTGAAGCAGTAGAAGGAATTTATATAAGTAATACTGTAATAAAGATCTCTGATAACATAGAGAGTATTTTACTAAATAGTTCAACGAACGAAAATAAGAATAGTTATATTCGAAAGTATGTGGAACTGTTAGTAGAGTTGTATAAAGATAATAAATATCAAGAAAATGCTAAATATAAAGAGATGTACAACAACTATTTAGACGAAGCATACGAAAAGATGTTTTATTTTAATTTAAAATACGACGATTCAAAATTGAAAGAAATACTTGCGAAACCAGAAGGAAATCTCAATGATGATGAACACGAATATAAAAGTATCAAAACAAGTATTGATTCATACGATGAAAGGCTTAAAAAAATAGAGGAAGAATTAAGAGGATATCAACAAGCTATCGATTATTTTTCTAAAATAATAGCTTTGTATTTGAAAATAGAATGGGATAAAGCTAAACAAGGGAAATAGAAAAACAAAACTCAACCAAATTAGATTGTGAGGTGGTGTATATTGAATGGCAAGAAAACGTGATCCAAGACGTGATGAAGCCAAAAGGATTTGGCTAGAATCCAACGGAGAAAAGCAATTGAAAGAAATTGCATCAGAATTAAATGTTTCAGATTCTCAAATTAGAAAATGGAAATCAATAGATAAATGGAGTGCTGAATTGAAAGGTAATGTTACCAATGCAAAAGGTAACGTTACTAATCAAGGAGGCGCTCCTTTTGGTAATCAGAATGCTAAAGGGAATAAAGGGAACAGCAGGGCATCACCACCTAAGAGAAACAAGAACGCTTTGAAAACAGGTGAGTATGAAACAATATTTTTTGATACATTAAGCGATGACGAGAAGGACATCTATTCAAGTTTGGATGATGATCCTTCTTTTGTTTTGTCTGAGGAAATACGGTTGCTGAAGATAAGGCAATTGCGAATGATGAAACGGATAAAAGAAGCCGAGTCAGGTTTAAACGATGAAGAGGTTGACCGCCTGCAACAATTGCGAAAGATTAAAACACCAATCGAAAAGGATGGTAAGAAGCTAGAAATCAAGCGTGAGGTTATGCAAGATGTTCAAGTAACAAGGAAAACCTATCGGAAAATAGATAATATTTTATCTTTAGAAGAAGCATTGACGAGAATCAGCAATAACCTAACAAAAACAATTAAGCTGTTTAATGAATTAGAGTTACAGGCTGAAAGAACTAAGCTCGCAAGTATTCAAGTGAGAAAATTATCAGCTGAAACTAAGATTGTTGAGAATACAGCTGATAAGCTAACATCTAGTGGTAAAGTCAACGAGTTACTTCGTTCCTTGTTGGATGTTAAGTTAGGAGGAGATGGCAGTGGTTCAGCTACAATTCAGTCAGAAACAGATTGAAAACATCAACCAACCTACTGAAGGCATAACGTTTGAGTTGAACGAAGGTACACCAAGGAGTGGGAAAACTACTTCTGACATCTTTAAAATGGCAGATTTCTATTTACAATCACCTGACCAGAACCATCTCGTGACTGCATACAACCAAGAACAAGCATATCGGATGTTTATGGATGGCGATGGATTAGGATTAGTCCATATTTTCGACGGTTGTTCAGATATACGTCATGACGAACATGGCGATCATCTATTACTCTATGCTCCGAACGGTGAAAAGAAAATCTATTACAAAGGCGGAGGGAAAATAAATTCAGTCGGTGCCATTACAGGTATGTCTTTGGGATCCGTAACATTTCTTGAATTCAATCTATTGCACAAAGATTTTATTAATGAGTGTTTTAGACGAACCTTTGCTGCTGAATGGCGCTATCACTTAGGCGAACAAAATCCGCCAGCTCCGAATCATCCAAATCTTGAATTATTAGAACGTTTTGAGAAGTCGGGACGTTTTTTATTTCGTCACTGGACACCGAATGATAACCCAATACTTGGAGAAGACCGAAAAAAACAATTATACGATGAGTTATCAAGTAGTGAATATCTTCTAGAACGTGACTGGTATGGACATAGGGTGTTGCCACAAGGTGTGATTTACTCCATGTTTGGCAAGAAAAATAAAGCTGATGTCATTCAAGGAAATATAGTAGAAACCTTTTTTACAGCCGATGGAGGACAAGCAGATGCTACGACTTGCGCCTTTTGGGTTGTTACTCATCATGAGGGTAAATTCTATTTATATCGTTTAGCTAACTATTATCACAGCGGAACGGATACAGGTGAAACCAAAGCAATGTCAGTTTATGCGAAAGAAATTAAAAAGTTTGTGGAATGGTGTTACACGAAATGGAGTTCTCTACCTCATTGGAATTGGTTCTTTGTCGATCCAGCATGTAAAACACTAAGAACTGAGTTGGATTTGATTGGTATTGATACCGACAAAGCAGACAACAATAGTTCAGATAAAGTGGCTAGCAACGGATTGAAAATCGAGGTAGGGATTGAAAGGCTACAAAATACTATGACAAGCGGTCAATTTATTATTTTGGAAACAGGTGATAAATATGATCACTATAGTTTTGAAAAAGAAATATCAATGTATGTGAGAAATGACAATGGATTACCAATTGATAAATACAACCATGCTCTCGATGAAGCGAGATATGGAAATAACTATTTTTACAAAACTTACATCGCTTAGAAAAGAGGTGGGGAAATGTTCGAGAAATTAAAAGCTTTATTCAAGATTGGAGGTGCGAAAATAGGAATGGTTGAAACATTAAACAGTATCACAGATCACCCAAAAATAGCGATGGATTCTAGTGAGTTGGAAAGAATCAAAGACAACAAAACAATTTATAAAAACATTTATGGCAACGTCTCTTATATCAATAGCGATGGAAAAGAGCAACAACGGCCATTTCATTCGTTAAATGTGTCCAAAGTAGTTGCTAGAAAATTATCTAAGTTAGTGTTCAATGATGGTTGCAATATCAGCTTAGATGATGATGAAGCTGATAAATTTTTGCAGTCTGTATTTGCCGATAATAAATTTAGAAAGAACTTTGGGGAAGAGTTAGAAGCTGGGTATGCCATCGGCGGATTAGCTTTAAGGCCTTATGTAGATACCAGTACAAATAAAATAAAAATATCTTTCTGTCGTGCTGACACTTTTTTTCCACTTCAATCAAATACTAATGACATTTCAGAAGCTGCAATTGTCACGAAATCACAACAAGCCGAAGGACAAAAAACAATTTACTATACGTTGATAGAGTTTCATGAATGGGAAAATGAAACCTATGTTATAAGGAATGAATTGTATCGATCAGAACAGCAAAGCCAAGTAGGTGTTAGGATTCCGCTGAGTTATTTAGATAAGTACAAGAATTTAAGCGAAGAGACAGTTTTGGAAGGCTTCAGTCGTCCATTGTTTGTATATATAAAGTTGGCAGGTAAAAATAATATTGATTTAGATAGTCCACTAAGTTTAGGCATTATCGACAATGCAAAACGACAAATCAAAGATATAAACGAGAAATATGATGAATTCATGTGGGAAATTGAAGAAGGTAGGCGGAAGATTTTAGCATCAGATCATTTCTTCAAAGTGAAATATGATAATAACGGCCTACCTATTAAGCGATTTGATAGTAAGACTTCTGTATTTCAACATCTTAAATCAGACGAACCTTTTATTAATGAATTTGTTCCATCTTTACGGTCTGCTGAATTTATTGAAAGTATCAATTTTATTTTGCGAATAATCGAAATTCAAACAGGATTTTCTAGTGGAACATTTAGTTTTGATGGTCAATCTGTCAAAACAGCAACAGAAATCATTAGTGAAAATTCAGAAACTTTTTCTACTCGATCCGACAACGTTCTTATCGTAGAAGAAGCACTGAAAGAACTGATTACTACAATATTCGAATTGGCATCTGCATATGGACTGTTTAATCCTGTCAAAGATTTTGGAATGAATATTGATTTTGATGATGGGGTTTTCCAATCACAAGATGCGAAAGCTGATTATTATTCTAAGTTATTGACTGCTGGCTTGACTTCTAAACTTACAGCCATTCAAAAATTGACTGGAGTAACAGAGAAGGAAGCGAAGAAAATAGTCTACGAGATCAGAGCAGAAACGCTTGAGATGGATTATTCAGAACATGAACAAAATATACTTGAAGGACAATTAGGAAGTGAAGAATAGTGATCACTCCGCATCAATTAGATTTATGGTCCAGTAACATGTCTCATCTTTATCAATCGTTAGAAGGTGAACTGATACGCATTCTTATCAAACGCTTGAATAACGGACACGATAATATTTTAGACTGGCAGAGGGAAAAGCTTCAGCAATTACACTTATTTAACAAAGAAACTGTAAAGGTTATTTCTCAAGTAACAGGAATCGCACAAAGCGAAGTTGAAAAGATATTTGAGGAATCAGGTGAGAAGATTGTCAGAGATTTAGATAGCCAATTGCCATACGACGCAAAACCTTTGCCGACAAATCTAGACAATATCATGAACGCTTATTATGAACAGGTTTGGTCTGATATTGATAACTACGTGAATCAAACACTATTGTCCACTAACTTTGGATATGGAACTGCTACGACCCAAATGTATTCGGAAATTATTAATAAAACAACTGCCGCATACAATAGCGGTCTATTTACCTTTGAGGAAGCTTTGGAAAAGACAGTTCAGCAATGGGCACAAAAAGGTATCAAGTCTACTTTTATTGATAAAGGGGGGCATACATGGAGCCTAGAACGCTATGTTAGAACGGTTTTAAAGTCTACCCTAGCAAATACCTATGATACGTTAAGAAAAGACCGTATGAGTGAATATAGGGTCCATACGATACTAGTTACAAGTCATATGGGAGCAAGGCATGCCTGTTCTAAAATACAAGGTCATGTTGTAGATTTAAGGCAAACATCTGAATTGCCATCAAATTGGAAGTATCGAAGTATCTATGATCCATATTGGCAAGCTGAATATGGAACTGCAGGAGGTCATCGAGGTGTAAATTGTCAGCATTTGCACATTCCATATATCCCTGGTGTAAGTACAAATAATCAACCTAAATTCGATTCAAAAGA from Enterococcus mundtii includes the following:
- a CDS encoding DUF6877 family protein encodes the protein MSAINQINELISKYDFPVEVLTDISHRLESCREEAYVKQQLRYLENWIKLGKVNLKEEEDK
- a CDS encoding DUF1642 domain-containing protein, whose translation is MNKQELIEELARHASCLEDFRGITGHCDGKYEAYEIAIELAKQLDEPQKPVVPGFVAEWIEYAKKKGDSLRDSFKPWNLYGVEYSKADRWIDDNQETFAQAWLFGYEVEQEPLYMVPLLTDKEGNKKILVERRGQYDIIWDYENEGDWHELLTEEQIKSVNPDYWKFAVLYEPSEEVAAG
- a CDS encoding ASCH/PUA domain-containing protein, producing MKFYVIVFGGYFYKKKSTSINTASLIVADSLQEARWFHNYEDAKETTKKIGGEIKEYSVSGLGDTKGMEVMTHELKILPEYFEAVISGRKRFEIRKNDRDYKVADQLYLREWDGEKFTGDSHRVDVTYITDYEQKDGYVVMGIKGLEEAE
- a CDS encoding DUF3892 domain-containing protein, producing MAKEIVAVHYDTIGDSTRITQIKLADDEILHADQVMENIDLFYTTSSNTKAYVEPAKLPSSFELARSTWAGTATHYFRTQGNKTEKDNLSNLPTF
- a CDS encoding DUF6275 family protein, producing the protein MNNEKFIAKCKQLVADYVNENFDKTDQMQITTNDVFVVWTCKTLQNNKALLSTTVSDGMYYELTYNGDKSEIYFDAYKKWENKAIKV
- a CDS encoding protein Mom; the encoded protein is MLKVDWATHEATRYACTHFHYSKSVPVGKLIKIGAWEDGKFIGVVIFSRGANKSIGSPYGLKQTECCELTRVALTKHKAFVSEILAKAIKFLKEFNPEMQLIVSYADTDQNHHGGIYQATNWIYEGKTSGERYFIIHGKKTHPKSIHAKYGTGSQRLDFLRKHVDPKAEVYESNGKHKYLMPLNKKIRKQIIKLNKPYPK
- the terS gene encoding phage terminase small subunit, translating into MARKRDPRRDEAKRIWLESNGEKQLKEIASELNVSDSQIRKWKSIDKWSAELKGNVTNAKGNVTNQGGAPFGNQNAKGNKGNSRASPPKRNKNALKTGEYETIFFDTLSDDEKDIYSSLDDDPSFVLSEEIRLLKIRQLRMMKRIKEAESGLNDEEVDRLQQLRKIKTPIEKDGKKLEIKREVMQDVQVTRKTYRKIDNILSLEEALTRISNNLTKTIKLFNELELQAERTKLASIQVRKLSAETKIVENTADKLTSSGKVNELLRSLLDVKLGGDGSGSATIQSETD
- a CDS encoding PBSX family phage terminase large subunit — protein: MAVVQLQFSQKQIENINQPTEGITFELNEGTPRSGKTTSDIFKMADFYLQSPDQNHLVTAYNQEQAYRMFMDGDGLGLVHIFDGCSDIRHDEHGDHLLLYAPNGEKKIYYKGGGKINSVGAITGMSLGSVTFLEFNLLHKDFINECFRRTFAAEWRYHLGEQNPPAPNHPNLELLERFEKSGRFLFRHWTPNDNPILGEDRKKQLYDELSSSEYLLERDWYGHRVLPQGVIYSMFGKKNKADVIQGNIVETFFTADGGQADATTCAFWVVTHHEGKFYLYRLANYYHSGTDTGETKAMSVYAKEIKKFVEWCYTKWSSLPHWNWFFVDPACKTLRTELDLIGIDTDKADNNSSDKVASNGLKIEVGIERLQNTMTSGQFIILETGDKYDHYSFEKEISMYVRNDNGLPIDKYNHALDEARYGNNYFYKTYIA
- a CDS encoding phage portal protein — its product is MFEKLKALFKIGGAKIGMVETLNSITDHPKIAMDSSELERIKDNKTIYKNIYGNVSYINSDGKEQQRPFHSLNVSKVVARKLSKLVFNDGCNISLDDDEADKFLQSVFADNKFRKNFGEELEAGYAIGGLALRPYVDTSTNKIKISFCRADTFFPLQSNTNDISEAAIVTKSQQAEGQKTIYYTLIEFHEWENETYVIRNELYRSEQQSQVGVRIPLSYLDKYKNLSEETVLEGFSRPLFVYIKLAGKNNIDLDSPLSLGIIDNAKRQIKDINEKYDEFMWEIEEGRRKILASDHFFKVKYDNNGLPIKRFDSKTSVFQHLKSDEPFINEFVPSLRSAEFIESINFILRIIEIQTGFSSGTFSFDGQSVKTATEIISENSETFSTRSDNVLIVEEALKELITTIFELASAYGLFNPVKDFGMNIDFDDGVFQSQDAKADYYSKLLTAGLTSKLTAIQKLTGVTEKEAKKIVYEIRAETLEMDYSEHEQNILEGQLGSEE